The DNA window GATGCTTTTAGGACTAAGATGCATGCAATGAAAACAGAACTTCACTATGATTCTTCATGGTATCAAGGATCACGACCGTCAAATTGTAGCTTAACAAAATTATTCAAGTCCCATATCGAAAGCTTACCcaaatatatttatgtttatatatCTTAGATAttcataaattattatattatttgtatTGAACTAATGCTACAACTAAATGAGTATTAATATAGTTAAAAACATTTATTAGATTAGATATTAAGTTAGATAAAAATTACTCCCTCACTTACTTCTTCAATAAGTGGAttgatttattttctctttttacgATAACTAATTAGACAAAACttatggttcttactattttttaataaatggtATCATTAACAAATTATAACATTTAAATGGAAATAAaataattcttctaaaacgacacttaaaaagaaatgGAAAGAGTAATTAATAAATAGAGGGGGGCCAACAAAATCTCCGAGAAATGTGAAATTGAGGgacaaaaattcaaattttgtaaTAGAGGAACCACTTGTTTTTAGCACTAAAATTGCATTTAAGTCTTTTTCTTTTAACTCTTACTTGCACTTTATTTAACAATTTTTTCAACACAATTGACACTAAATTCATAACGACTTTAACGCACCCTTTTCCCCAAAGAAATCACACAATATACTTtaagaatgtgtttggatgaggcaattagaaattttaaaggaatttaaaattcaaagcaattcaaattatTCAATTGAAATCTATTCATTTTTTACTTTAACGCGCCCTTTTCCCCAAAGAAATCACACAATATACTTtaagaatgtgtttggatgaggcaattagaaattttaaaggaatttaaaattcaaagcaattcaaattattcaattgaaatctattcatttttaaattactttgtttggatggagtattaagataattcattgttagattttttggtcattttttataaaatttaaaaaatttggaccaaattaaaaaattgaaaagtaaggaccaatttgcaatttttaaaaatttgaaggaccaaattgtaaattttaaaaattattaaagaccaatttacaattttttgaaaatttttggggtcaattttgtaattttggaaaatatgaggaccaatttgcaaaatttgaagaaataatagtaacaaatacattctatggaatatgagagaaatttcaaattctttgatttttggtgtcatttcaaaataattaaatttaacttagagaaaatactccataaaattccatcattttaacaattcttcatttttgtatccaaacaataaattttgtgcaaatcattttaaattccctcaaaacattacattacctcgataaaatgcttcatccaaacacactaagATTTATTAGTTTGGTCGTTCAAgcattaaaattaaatgattgttTACCAAAATCACCAATAAACACACCCCAAAATcattccaaaatcaattctacatctCTAAAATTGTTCTCGACTATTTCAAAAGCTAAACCAAACATTTGGATTGACAGAAgacataattaattttaaaagaattgagtttgatagaatcaaacatttcaaaatcACTTTAGAATCAATTTTACACCTCTAAAATTGTCTTTGGCTCttccaaaaatcaaaccaaatatTCTATAAGATTTCTTACATTTAAAAATTACTAGATACTAAAACACTTGCTATTACTTTTAGCCAAAATTTTATGTACATTTTCTGTACATGTAGTATCCTTATCAATCAATATAAGGATGGTCATGGACAACAGTTTTTCTGTTATCTTGTTTTGCAACATATTCCATGCACCTTGTAACTTGTAAAAGCTCACCCAAAATAGTAGCTCAAACTGCTACCTCAACATCAAAAACATTCTCTTTACCAATTATGTTAAACTTGTTGTAATGTGAAAGATACACACGCTAATGCAGCACAGAATATAAAAGTGTTGACTATATGTCACggacaatttaaataaatagtttttgtACAAAACCATTTAGTGATTTCTCATATTTGGGTGTTCTCTAGCATATGCGCATCAAGATGATTGTGAGTTAAAACTTCCCTTGCCCGTGAACTCCTATGTTGAAGTCGCTGGTGCAGTGTCTCAGAAATCTGGTTGAAAAAGTCATTGTCCCATCTCTGAATCAATAATGGGTCTTCCGCATAACAGATATATATCGATGTCACCGCACTTTCCACCACAACCATTGCCACTCCAACCTGAAAGCAAGAATTTAGATAGAGGAGGAAAGCAAGAGTTTTACAAAATGTGTGCGCTTATACAAAAGTAAAAGCATATATATATCGAGGAGGTTGATAACTTACCAATACCATCCCCATGAGCATAGATGTAGATCCAATCATAAAAGCTCTGTCGCTCCATTTGATCCATGCCCAAACACCAGAACAAGTTCCAGTTATCAGCCCACCCAATATGGTCCCCATTAACAGCACAGCACCTGAACAATCATACGCCACAAGCGCTTCAACTCCAGTTGATTGAAATAACTCCCACGCATCTCTCGCAGAATGGTTAAAGCTTTTACCATAAACACCGATCTGCAAGGGACGTTATCATAAAAACAATGCTACAGTaagttttttatttcaatttcccAGATCATGACATTTTGATACCTTGTTTGTGTTTACAAACAATTAATAACAAGTACTAGAACTGAAGTGAATGATCAGCAGTATCTCATATTTTAATCTTTATTGACAAGATTCAATTTCTATGATTATTGTAAATCGAAGTGCTTACTTATATAGGCACAATAGGCTACCTGGACATAAGCATACTTGTTGAAGAATCGAACAAGAGTCTCCACAAGATGGAAAAGGAAATCAACACAGCAAAGCAAACACTCGTTGCTTCCTATCTTTGACCGGATTCCTCTTATCTGAAACGATTAAAAATATTGTTGAGGGTACAAGAGAGACGAGCAGCATGTAAAGGAaatgaaattcaaataattcacacaaaaaatggcagtTAATACCTCCCATCGTAGTGTCCTAATAGCAGCTGTGAATAATGAGCCATAACAAATGCTGCCAAAAGATGTTGTCAAAGCATACTGTAAAGATTTCATTATGGAGTTCGCGGGAGTTGGTGCAGCCTCACAACTACCATGGATGGTAACACGAACCAGTGTCCCAGACACTATGACATGTAAAGTATTACAAAGCACAGCACCTGTCCAAAATAAGCTTACAGAGAGGACCTGCATGCACGCATAATAGCAATAAACGTTGAGATGAGCTTACACAATCTGCACACGAAAGTAACCAGCAAGTCCAACAAGAATCGACAGAATGAAAGAGCAAAACTTGCCAGCTCACCCCAAGAAGCCACCAGCGTCCACCGTCACCCATGCTTGAAGCTACAACACCAGCAGCTCCAAATGACCACAAGGACATCCATAAAAGCACCATAGCCATAAACGCATATGCTACTCTCAAAACCTCAGGAAGATTCCATACCATTTTCACAGCCTTTTGCAATACCAACATTGTAAATGGAAGTCTGGAGATTACAAAAAAGAATGCCAGACACCAGAAATCAACTCAATGACTCGAAGAACTTTATAGAAAGCAAAATAAAATCGAATGAAGAAATTATACTATAACAATAAGAAAAACCCAGATAGCTTCCGAAACATAGACCAACATGAAAACAATTTATAAACTACATATTgttatagaaatagcttataccagggccgtctttgagggagTGCAAGGCAGGCTACCGCACATGCCTCAAATTTTTTATAGTTAAACTGTAATTATTTTGCCATAGTTGAACCATTACTAACCTACACAGGGTCTCCAAAAATTTGAGACAGCCTTGGCTTATACATAAACAAATAGCAATATGATAAATGTACATACCTATCTATGAcagaaataatatacaaaaactGGAGAGCAGCTCCAATAGAAAAAGCAACACCCCAGAAAAACTGATGAGCCCAAAAACACAAAACACTGATGACAGCAA is part of the Vicia villosa cultivar HV-30 ecotype Madison, WI linkage group LG2, Vvil1.0, whole genome shotgun sequence genome and encodes:
- the LOC131646026 gene encoding uncharacterized protein LOC131646026: MEQRRRCHDVFWLGLFVIQLIGLGFVLVILGVNRFKKKNRLDIDKYTYRFMENQAGLTEDYWPLYAVAGAVGTALGWSWLLLLGSRAIQMMKVSVHILTTYLAVISVLCFWAHQFFWGVAFSIGAALQFLYIISVIDRLPFTMLVLQKAVKMVWNLPEVLRVAYAFMAMVLLWMSLWSFGAAGVVASSMGDGGRWWLLGVLSVSLFWTGAVLCNTLHVIVSGTLVRVTIHGSCEAAPTPANSIMKSLQYALTTSFGSICYGSLFTAAIRTLRWEIRGIRSKIGSNECLLCCVDFLFHLVETLVRFFNKYAYVQIGVYGKSFNHSARDAWELFQSTGVEALVAYDCSGAVLLMGTILGGLITGTCSGVWAWIKWSDRAFMIGSTSMLMGMVLVGVAMVVVESAVTSIYICYAEDPLLIQRWDNDFFNQISETLHQRLQHRSSRAREVLTHNHLDAHMLENTQI